A stretch of Deltaproteobacteria bacterium DNA encodes these proteins:
- a CDS encoding GAF domain-containing protein — protein MIHSLKEQIRKLNQIGIALSSETHLPSLLDLIVREVRNFTRADAGSLYIKAGNQLRFEVAQNDTLASRNNVLPEAFRPFPIPLDTSSIAGYVAINGTLLNIPDAYKLSGKEEYRFNPTFDERNNYRTRSMLTVPMRDHENEIIGVLQLINSLDSHGRVTVFEPEQEELVASLASQAAVAIRNAKLIRAIHDVFAALVRYSASAIDARSPHTAGHSRRVATYCLRLARAVNQESEGPLADVYFNKQEMEELHYAAWLHDIGKIGVREEVLERVDRLSPAALDLIVSRFEAIKLARIREVERQHHHELEQQAVRAEVDRVVAEVEEDLRFIRHINCCRSISPEQAARILAIGKKTYRDARGQQNPYLTEEEVHHLTVAEGNLTTEEYQEIQNHVLHTLNIINKIPFTRDLERIPLIAAAHHEKLDGSGYPLGLKAPDIMIQARILGLADMYDALTATDRPYRGAMRAEEAIKLLEEEAAKGKLDADLVDLFVRRKLYEGVS, from the coding sequence TCAAAGCGGGGAATCAACTCCGCTTCGAAGTGGCCCAGAACGATACCCTCGCCAGTCGCAACAATGTCTTGCCCGAGGCCTTTCGCCCCTTTCCCATCCCTCTGGATACCAGCAGCATTGCCGGCTACGTGGCCATCAATGGGACACTGCTCAACATTCCTGACGCCTACAAGCTCTCAGGTAAGGAAGAGTACCGCTTCAATCCTACCTTTGACGAGCGAAACAATTATCGAACCCGCTCCATGCTGACGGTGCCCATGCGCGATCACGAGAATGAGATCATCGGTGTCCTGCAGCTCATCAACTCCCTGGACAGCCATGGCCGGGTAACAGTATTCGAGCCGGAACAGGAGGAACTGGTGGCCTCTCTGGCGTCTCAGGCGGCAGTGGCCATCCGCAATGCCAAGCTCATCAGAGCCATCCACGATGTATTTGCTGCTCTGGTGCGCTATTCAGCTTCAGCCATAGACGCTCGCAGCCCTCACACTGCAGGACATTCGCGTCGGGTGGCCACCTATTGTCTCCGTCTTGCCCGGGCAGTTAACCAGGAGTCAGAAGGGCCTCTGGCTGATGTCTATTTCAATAAGCAGGAGATGGAAGAACTGCACTATGCGGCCTGGCTCCACGATATAGGTAAAATTGGTGTCAGAGAAGAGGTGCTGGAAAGGGTGGACAGGCTTTCCCCGGCGGCGCTGGATCTTATTGTCAGCCGTTTCGAGGCCATAAAGCTGGCGCGTATACGCGAGGTTGAGAGGCAGCACCACCACGAACTCGAGCAACAAGCTGTAAGAGCAGAGGTGGACAGGGTTGTGGCTGAGGTGGAGGAGGATCTCCGCTTCATTCGCCACATCAATTGTTGCAGGAGCATCAGCCCCGAGCAGGCGGCAAGAATTCTGGCTATTGGCAAGAAAACATACAGAGATGCCAGGGGACAGCAGAACCCCTACCTCACTGAAGAAGAGGTGCACCATCTGACGGTAGCAGAGGGTAACCTGACAACAGAAGAGTACCAGGAGATTCAGAATCATGTACTCCACACCCTGAACATCATCAACAAGATTCCTTTTACCAGAGATCTCGAGCGAATACCTCTCATTGCTGCCGCCCACCATGAAAAACTGGACGGCTCCGGCTATCCTCTAGGACTCAAGGCTCCTGACATCATGATTCAGGCGCGCATTCTTGGGCTGGCCGACATGTACGACGCCCTGACCGCTACCGACCGTCCGTACCGCGGTGCCATGCGGGCCGAAGAAGCGATAAAACTTCTCGAAGAGGAAGCAGCGAAGGGCAAGCTCGACGCCGACCTTGTCGATCTTTTTGTGCGTCGCAAACTTTACGAAGGAGTGAGCTGA